From the Macaca nemestrina isolate mMacNem1 chromosome 7, mMacNem.hap1, whole genome shotgun sequence genome, one window contains:
- the LOC105494318 gene encoding mediator of RNA polymerase II transcription subunit 6 isoform X3: protein MAGVDIRDNLLGISWVDSSWIPILNSGSVLDYFSERSNPFYDRTCNNEVVKMQRLTLEHLNQMVGIEYILLHAQEPILFIIRKQQRQSPAQVIPLADYYIIAGVIYQAPDLGSVINSRVLTAVHGIQSAFDEAMSYCRYHPSKGYWWHFKDHEEQAKAWRKACSSGSNKERGRTCTRNCKI from the exons ATGGCGGGGGTGGATATCCGAG ACAATCTGCTGGGAATTTCTTGGGTTGACAGCTCTTGGATCCCTATTTTGAACAGTGGTAGTGTCCTGGATTACTTTTCAGAAAGAAGTAATCCTTTTTATGACAGAACATGTAATAATGAAGTGGTCAAAATGCAGAGGCTAACATTAGAACACTTGAA TCAGATGGTTGGAATCGAATACATCCTTTTGCATGCTCAAGAGCCCATTCTTTTCATCATTCGGAAGCAACAGCGGCAGTCCCCTGCCCAAG TTATCCCACTAGCTGATTACTATATCATTGCTGGAGTGATCTATCAGGCACCAGACTTGGGATCAGTTATAAACTCTAGAGTG ctTACTGCAGTGCATGGTATTCAGTCAGCTTTTGATGAAGCTATGTCATACTGTCGATATCATCCTTCCAAAGGTTATTGGTGGCACTTCAAAGATCACGAAGAGCAAG cTAAAGCCTGGAGAAAAGCCTGTTCCAG TGGATCAAACAAAGAAAGAGGCAGAACCTGTACCAGAAACTGTAAAATCTGA
- the LOC105494318 gene encoding mediator of RNA polymerase II transcription subunit 6 isoform X1 codes for MAGVDIRDNLLGISWVDSSWIPILNSGSVLDYFSERSNPFYDRTCNNEVVKMQRLTLEHLNQMVGIEYILLHAQEPILFIIRKQQRQSPAQVIPLADYYIIAGVIYQAPDLGSVINSRVLTAVHGIQSAFDEAMSYCRYHPSKGYWWHFKDHEEQDKVRPKAKRKEEPSSIFQRQRVDALLLDLRQKFPPKFVQLKPGEKPVPVDQTKKEAEPVPETVKSEEKETTKNVQQTVSAKGPPEKRMRLQ; via the exons ATGGCGGGGGTGGATATCCGAG ACAATCTGCTGGGAATTTCTTGGGTTGACAGCTCTTGGATCCCTATTTTGAACAGTGGTAGTGTCCTGGATTACTTTTCAGAAAGAAGTAATCCTTTTTATGACAGAACATGTAATAATGAAGTGGTCAAAATGCAGAGGCTAACATTAGAACACTTGAA TCAGATGGTTGGAATCGAATACATCCTTTTGCATGCTCAAGAGCCCATTCTTTTCATCATTCGGAAGCAACAGCGGCAGTCCCCTGCCCAAG TTATCCCACTAGCTGATTACTATATCATTGCTGGAGTGATCTATCAGGCACCAGACTTGGGATCAGTTATAAACTCTAGAGTG ctTACTGCAGTGCATGGTATTCAGTCAGCTTTTGATGAAGCTATGTCATACTGTCGATATCATCCTTCCAAAGGTTATTGGTGGCACTTCAAAGATCACGAAGAGCAAG ATAAAGTCAGACCTAAAgccaaaaggaaagaagaacCAAGCTCTATTTTTCAGAGACAACGTGTGGATGCTTTACTTTTAGACCTCAGACAAAAATTTCCACCCAAATTTGTGCAG cTAAAGCCTGGAGAAAAGCCTGTTCCAG TGGATCAAACAAAGAAAGAGGCAGAACCTGTACCAGAAACTGTAAAATCTGAGGAGAAGGAGACCACAAAGAATGTACAACAGACAGTGAGTGCTAAAGGCCCCCCTGAAAAACGGATGAGACTTCAGTGA
- the LOC105494318 gene encoding mediator of RNA polymerase II transcription subunit 6 isoform X2: MQRLTLEHLNQMVGIEYILLHAQEPILFIIRKQQRQSPAQVIPLADYYIIAGVIYQAPDLGSVINSRVLTAVHGIQSAFDEAMSYCRYHPSKGYWWHFKDHEEQDKVRPKAKRKEEPSSIFQRQRVDALLLDLRQKFPPKFVQLKPGEKPVPVDQTKKEAEPVPETVKSEEKETTKNVQQTVSAKGPPEKRMRLQ; this comes from the exons ATGCAGAGGCTAACATTAGAACACTTGAA TCAGATGGTTGGAATCGAATACATCCTTTTGCATGCTCAAGAGCCCATTCTTTTCATCATTCGGAAGCAACAGCGGCAGTCCCCTGCCCAAG TTATCCCACTAGCTGATTACTATATCATTGCTGGAGTGATCTATCAGGCACCAGACTTGGGATCAGTTATAAACTCTAGAGTG ctTACTGCAGTGCATGGTATTCAGTCAGCTTTTGATGAAGCTATGTCATACTGTCGATATCATCCTTCCAAAGGTTATTGGTGGCACTTCAAAGATCACGAAGAGCAAG ATAAAGTCAGACCTAAAgccaaaaggaaagaagaacCAAGCTCTATTTTTCAGAGACAACGTGTGGATGCTTTACTTTTAGACCTCAGACAAAAATTTCCACCCAAATTTGTGCAG cTAAAGCCTGGAGAAAAGCCTGTTCCAG TGGATCAAACAAAGAAAGAGGCAGAACCTGTACCAGAAACTGTAAAATCTGAGGAGAAGGAGACCACAAAGAATGTACAACAGACAGTGAGTGCTAAAGGCCCCCCTGAAAAACGGATGAGACTTCAGTGA